AACACACGTCCTTAGgtgaatgaaaaataattttaaaaaaaaaatggagaactGCGGTGGCTTGGGCCATGTAGTTTAAACATGTCACGTGTGATCCTCGTATGTGTGGCAACCGGGCACCGCGCAATGAAACGGAGCCCGTGGTGACAATGTGATACTTGCTCTCACACTTCCATGActcgttcctttttttttttcttttatttaggCGCCGTGAAAATAAATTGGGCAGAATATATACAATCACGTGAAGAAGCTTTACATGGCGCTACAGGTAGGAGTAGTTGGTTCGAGTATTTAATTTAACTGTTGGACATCCTATCTCAATATTTAGTTCAGGTTATCAGTTCTTGTGCCTCCTTCGTACATTAACTAACTTTGGATTGACCTGATTAGGTACAGGAAAAAAACGTAAGGTAAATTACTTTTgtaggaaagaaagatgcatGTGTATCTGTAAAATGACGTGATTAAATATTTTCTGATCAGATCCCAAAGATACTTATTcttttcttggattggccgaGGAAGGTCATACAgaacccgcttcgtttatttcattagaaataaacttagctggaaatgtgaatcaactagtattcgaacttgagacttgagtaccaaccattaagatttttgccacttgctttagaaaCGGTTGGTAGTACAGAATTATGTTGATTTGTAAGGTGCATATTCACTCTACCTCTTATCTAAAATCAAGACAAGTTTGGAATAGATTCTCGATATTTACTTTAATTGTAAGATATTTACTTAATTGTGAGATATATTGGCAGTTGGGCTATTGACACTTTGGAAAGAAAATGCTTTAATTAGTCTTTTTGTACTGAAACATTTAAAACGATTGTTGCATTTGTCAGATACAGGATTGGTGGCTTCACCCGCAAGCTAAAATATTCTTAATCTTCTTTTATGTGAAAATCAGACCATTGATCAGTACCTGTTTTGTTGTAATTGTATCCATAgtcatatttttacttttgtttgttatattttattttccctATGTACAGTGTTTTGACAGGAGTCGCAGGTTTTCTTGGCCATCTAAAAGTTTCGGTGTGTGATGCAAGGAAAAGGTATATGTTATTTAGCTTATGCATTTTACCTTGAGTTAAAATATAACTCTCTTAGTTAGCAACTTAAAATTGCAGAGATAGGTAATCAAATTTAGATCAACCAAACGATAAAGAAACGACAAAACCATTCAGACAAATTTTTGAGGAATTGGCACTAGCTTCCTTTCGTACATTGGTGCAAGCATTATAACAAATATCTTACATATTGGAAAACATtataggaaataaaaaaataaaaatccgccCACTTCCCTGCATTATAGGaaataaggaaaaagaaaagaaaaacaaaaaaaaaaaaagccaatggCTGTAACACCCTGAAGAATGGCGCTGGTTTATCTTTGCTTATGACAATAGAATACAACATCAGCANaaaaaaaaaaaaaaaaaaaaaaaaaaaaaaaagccaatggCTGTAACACCCTGAAGAATGGCGCTGGTTTATCTTTGCTTATGACAATAGAATACAACATCAGCACTATAAAGATGGCCAATATCCCCCTAGATGGACGCAGTTTCTGCATATGCATACCCGTGATGGGTTTCGCCCTGCTTCTGCCACTGTAAAAGTAATGGGAGAAATAACCCAGAAAGGGAGCTCCTAAACAACAATAATCACCAGAAGATGCACTATTCGTCCTCAATATTATTGTTTAGCCCACCAATACGATGCCGCCTTCTATCAAAAGCTGCTCTAAAGGACTCTCGTTCAGCGCGGAGTTGCTCACTGAATCGCCTCTTTGTCTCCGTGTTTGTCCCCCCCTTTGCCCCTGGAGCATCCTCTTTTTCAACCAGTGGATTCGAGTCCTGTGAGGAAAGGAAAATTCTTTTTCCTAACTAAAAGGATTCTGTTGCAAAAGCAACATAGAATAGAAAGAAAAGACTCAACGGGACTACACATTTGATTGCTTCTTTTATACATAGTAAAAACAAAATCTGGAAAGGAATCGCAAGATAGATCGCTCACCAAATTGTATCCAGGTCCTGGGCCAATGATCAATGATGATGTACCTCGTTTCTTAGAAGCACCTATGGAGAACCCACTCCTATTGACCTAGAAATGAAGAAACATATAGAGTATACTGCCTTCAAGTGTGGTTATATAACCATAGTGCGGAGAGAGTATGACTTCAACATATACTTCTGCTTGTTTATTTGTCCAGCTATGTAGCATATATTATCAACTTTGGTGATTGTTCAAGTGAGCATGCCTGCATATGCTCTTGTGACCTATAGCACTTATGTCCACTCAACTCAGGGCAGCATTTCAAAACGTTTAATTAAATCAATAGTGAatgcaaaaaaataagaagagggCAATACACATCCGTTAAGGATAACTAGTTGGAGGCAATACATAAGGAGTACTGTTTGGCATTGCTGTAGTATATAGTGTAATTCAAAAAATGCGTGCTGAATAGTGTTATTAGGAGAAGCACTACATGTCTGCCCCAAGAGCTCTATGTAGCAAAAGTAAAATCTCCGAATTGGAGTTCCAACTTTTGAGGCTCTAGAATGTCATTTTGCAAAAGATGCAGTCTATTTTATGTGCAAATGCTCAGCTATATATGGCTGCCGCTAAAAGCAAAACAAGAAGCAAGGCCAAATAGGCACAAAACTTGAGTTGATTCACTGAAAGCGTAATAAGAGCAAAAGCAACTTCATCATTGCTATTGAAAGCATCTAAGGcataaagcaaaataaaaataaaagaagcgcATCTGGTAACCAAGAAAATATGCTAGCTGAAGTCGACAGCATACCTGATCACTCCAGTGTACAGATTTTTCATTTGTGCCATATGCTTGGAGTATACCAGAAAGCACATTTGTATTTTCCTCACCACCATCTGAGTTTTCAGCATCCTCTTCTAAATCCTTCGACCATTTACTTCTCCCTATCTCTTTCACTTCAGTCagctcttcctcttcttcagtATTCCATCTCTCACCAGCTTTTGATAAACCAAGACATATTACTATGTAATTATTATGTATTACTCCATAACTCGAAGACTTAGCATGCACAAGAAAAAACAATATATGGAACTTGGTATAACCTAGTTACACTGGGAAACAGAAGGGGGGGAGGAAATGGAGGAAAACATTGGTCTAAAGCAAGTCCTGAAAACgaataattttatgttaaaaggTAACTATATGAGATTTAATCATCATACTACCAAGTACCAACAATGTCCATCTTCCTAAATTAATTAGAACAGAAGCATTgatattatatgtttttttgaaTGCAGTCAATTTCTTTTGTTATCTCATCCTTTTCTAACAAGTAGCACCAATATTTCAGAATCATCAGATTCATCTAGTTGTGCCTTAATAACACAAGCCACCTCAATTCCCCTTCAGCGAATTCTGCACCTATCTACAATAGAATGATGAAAAGCAAATAGAGAAATTTTCCTCACTATTTTACAATTTCCTCCAAAAAACAGTGACaatcaaatagaaaaaagaaaacaattctCTCCAACTAAACCAAGAAAAGTCAAGAACATAACCAGCCTATCATTGCAACAATTTGGctcaactaatatttttttgctattCCCCTGTATTTAGAGCATTCTCATCCTACCAAAAGTTAAGAAAATTTAGTAATTGCCAAAATGATAACAGAAGAACTGCAGCACCCAGAACTTTTCAAggtaaaaagtaaataaaaagtaatagaCCAATTACTAGGTGACAATAATCAGAAGCAAATTTATACCACTATGAGGTTCATAATCTGATGATTTTGGTTTGGCATGCTCACTATCCTCCTTATCAGGCACATTTTGTGTGCCATCAGCATAGTCAGCATCATCTGCTTCCATTTCCACCTGTTAAAGAGTATAACAGCATTATGCACAGGCGAGGCTGTAGAGCAAGCCAATTGGGCTCCAAGTCCCAGCATTAATAGATCCGAAAATTTAGGCCAATGAGAAATTAAAGGCtcaaataagagaaaataagaTGAAGGAAATATGGAACTTGAAGTAAGGGGAAAGAAGTGAGAAGAGCAAAATAAAGGCAACAAAAACATTGGCTTTTAAGCATACAGCAAaatttctatttgttttttttcttcgcTTATCCAACAATGATCATTATAATGGAGTTTAAAGATAGAGGAGACAGATGTTGATTACCTCTTGTATAGACTGTTCATTCAGATCATCCCCATGGAACAACGACTGCGCAGTCATATTATACATGCAAAAAGTGAGGGAAGCATTTGATGTAACATGAGGAGTCTTAATAAGCGCCAGGCatggggtgtgtgtgtgtgtgtgtgtgtgagagagagagagagagagagagagagagagagagagagagagacctgaaTGTCTAGCTTCAGGTACAGCGGTGGAGAGTCTTCCCAAGATTCTGCCATCCTCTCTACATCTTCTAATGTGAAACCATGCACGTTCCTCGCAGCACAGCCCTGTATTTTCCACTCGATTAGAAGAAACATGCCACAGGTAgacaataaacaaataaaatatatgagaaCTCAAGAAAAGGTATATGTCAATTCAGGAGCATGGAACAAAATTTCCAAGGGAGCAGCCTGAAGAACCAAGTGACAACAAAAACCTTCACCGTTCTTAGAGGATGTGTAGTATCTGAAAGATCTCAAAAGAAagaatattatctaaaaaaagaGCAATGTTTGACCATCTAAACCACCAACTTCCCACAAAACTAAGAAAACAAAAGCCAATGCCAGGAAATATTTCATGAACAAATACTGCCAGTGAGTACCGActgatgaaaaaaataattaaaaaaaataaaaataaaaaaaggatcCTGCATCAGTGAGTACCGActgatgaaaaaaataattaaaaaaaggatcCTGCATAATCCTGTGAGGCCTTCCTAACAgaacattgtttttttttttgttttttttgtttttttttttttttttttgagagagataggtagcacgctacccgcttcgtttacttcatttagaaataaacttagctagaaatgtgaatcaactaggattcgaacttgggtcaaCAGAACATTGTTAATAACACAGAATTATAACAATGAGTTTAGTTGCATAAGAACTCACCATTGGATCCTTGTACGGGGCTTCAAGCAAGTACACCTCATAGCCTGCTCTCTGcttgagaaaaagataaaacaaCAAGCATAAGGCACCAGAATACTTTAGCCAATATATAATCTATAGAAATAAAGTGCTCTAAATAATTCTTGAACGCCAATTTGATGTTTACAAGTGGCATTATTGTACTCCAAAGTACTGCTAAAATACAAAGCAGCCATTTCAGTGAAAATTCAGCTCTGAACCAATTGAAATTCATATTGCATAAGAAGACATCAAATTCAAAAGTATAGGGGTCCAAAACtttaattagataattgatGGCAACTAACAAATATCATGTGAAAGATTACAAGCAAATCTTATTCTGGAAAAGGTCATTAAGAATCATAAAGGTGGATCTACAAGTTCTTCACAAACATTTCCAAAAAATGATTTCGAGTTGCAAGCAGAAATTTATCACCAGTGCTTGCAGAATATATGAACatgaaatcaattgaatttaatttgaatttccaAAGTATAATAATGCTACTTATCTTCACAAGCAAGATCAGTATGTAAATTAGCGAGAGAAACAGAAGGGCGAGTTAGAATACCTCAATACTTTAGCAACTAATAATTAGCAAAAAtgtaacattttcttttttccctcaaAGAATGCATCTACTTGAAATAATGGGTGACTGATGAAACAATCATATGTGGGCCAAGAAACCACACAAATAGGAATTCGAAATAGATTGCACCAGAAATACAATAGTGCTGCCAAACAATAAACCAAAGTAATAACTAGCCATACTTGAAATTTTACTAGAGCATTTTGGCCCTGTTGTTGtattaaaaagaaaactgaAGCAACGCTCTAATCAGACACAACTACAGGCCTCCAGTAACAAATAAAGCAAGACGATTCTTCTCTAACCAACCAAAATTCTGCCACTCGTCTCCAAACCACTCTTTACCATACTTCTACAAGATTGGCACATGCAAAATTCTAGTCTTCTTCGAAGTCTCAAGAGGCTGCTAGACTCCATTCAACAATTAATTTTTCAGCTCCATCTTTAAAGTTTCCATGAGAACTCTATGTAGGAACTTGTTGACAGCCAAACCAAGAGAGTAAAAGAATAGGAAAGACTGTTGAGAATTAGTGTCTAAAGAAGTGTTTTGCTGTGAAGTAGCTattaatagtgaaaaaaaaagatatagaaaaaGAACACTTTCACAACACAAAGATAATTAGATTGTTACATCCTCACAATATTAGAGAAATaactaaagaaataaattattctaatagCAGAATATAACATTTTAACAGACAGACTTCTCAATAGTTGAAATCAACCTCGCCTCCTATCCTATGCACGAATATAGTAATCTTGGATTGCTTGCTTATTAACAAGAGTGGATGCCCATGTCTGGTTTATTTGCCCAGttccaaatatatttttaccagtGAGGTAAAACCGCGAAAGGCAGCAAATAGAGATGATAGAGCATAATGCAAGCCACATATACTAAAGTTACacattaaaaaaacaaaacatgtGTGTTGTtagaaacaaaacaaatttCGATACATATCTAAGCATATTTCGATACATATCATCTCATCTTTAAGCATTTACGTaatgaaattatattttgaacttGAAGCATGTCTGAGAATCCCATTCCAccaaattgaataaaaaaggtaaatacTAATAGGTGGTCACAAAAACGGAGAATAAGGGTATACCTTTCCAATTGCCCAAAATTGAGCAAAATCAGCTACCCGCAGATTGCGGTCATCCACTAAACGGGGCAAACATACCAGCAGTAAATGAGTCAGTTGCCAAATAATGCTGCATCAGTCATTAGTGAAAATGAAGGCAGCCCACGCTGCACAGCTACTGCGCCTCACTAGTTCATCTAACAGGATACTAGAATTGAATGCCTTAAACAGTACAAACACCTAGGTATACTAGGGCAAACCCTCCAATCAATATTCTATGCATCCTATCGTGATACTACCTATCGTGTATAGAGAGAGTTCATTCATCTTATCAAAGTAAGTGTGGAAGAAGTTCGGTGCTAGAATCTATTTCGGAACTAGAGCTTTGAGTGTAGTAGAAAATGAATTGCAAGGGCAACAGATTAAACACACATGATGACTACATGAAGTTGAACAGTTTTAAGCAAGAACCATGAAAAATCTTTTTTAGAATATGAAGGTGAAAAGagcaagaaataaaaattagctAAAGAAATCAAAGATAATTACCAACAATTACCaaagaaaagttaaaaatggTTAAATAGTCAAGATTCCACACAATGTCCAGAATCAACCCCATACCGATAACAAATGTAAAAATCCCCTCATCAAGGGTCTTCTTGAATGCCTTCAACATGCTTGCCCTGTATGTCTACCAACAGAAAAGCACATCAGAGATACAGAAGTGACAATTATATTGAATGCAAAACTCCTTAATTAATTGAGAAGAGAATGGTATTTAGCATCATTCTTAACATCATGGTATTTAGCATCATTCTTAACATCTTTTGAAGTACTATAAATCCTGAAtatcacaagaaaaaaaaatggtatgTAGACCtcgtagaaaaaagaaaaaaaagagataataatACTGGGCTCCAATCTGTCATTGAATCACATCTCTTCGGAAGAAAAACAAAGTAAACAGAtttaagaaggaaaaaaaaaggaaactgcATCACCTCCTCCATCTCAGGTTCATAACAGTACTCAATTGCTTTCTTAGTCGACTGCTTCTTGCCTCTGAATGAGCTAGAAGATTTATTCCCATCATTGTCTTCAACCTTCAGATAACACACTTAAAAATTAACGATTCGTATTTTCATGCTTTGTCacaaaatagaattaaaacaTACAATTGAGCTCATGAAAAGAAAATGCTATGCACACCTTTTCAACTTCAATCATGAAATAATCATCCATTGCATGAATTCTAGGTGCATTCCCACCAATTTCCACTTCAAGATCACGCAATGCTTTTGCGAGATAGCTTTTTCCACTACCTACAAGTACAAACATTGGTGTGCCTTTTAGATATAATAGTATTATAAATCTTAATTACAATCACCATTAAATTTACCCTATTTATTAATTTCTAAAGTCAGTCCAAGTTTGCTCATAAACCAGGTCCTTTAtacttcgtttggttcggatataagtaagaactagcttataccagggataggtacaagtttaaGTATAAGCgagaactagaccaattttgtgtttggatgaaaatttggttgttcccgaaagtaagaaaaatagtgttcggatggataagatggaataagaataatagttgatagttataaagagaaaataatggtattacccctctcattatatttgaatttaaatttttaaattttaaatttaaatttttaacttttaaattttaaattttaaaattaaaatttaaaattttaattttaaaaattaaaatttaaaattttaatttttaaaattttatttttaaatttttaaattttaaatttaagaccaaatttaaatttgaaagatataaaatatcaaatttaaaatttaaaattttaaaatttaaactttaaaatttagaattttaaattataaattctaattttgagattaaaaattttaaattttaaaaaattaaattctaatttaaaataaaattctctctctctctctctctctctctctctataccaGGGGAACAAGGGATCGGAACAAGGGTGGGAAtacttgttcccacccatacTGGGTTATCcctatattttaaagtttaaattctaatttgagagtacaaattttaaattttaaaaatttaaaatctatattaaaataaatctctctctctctctctctctctctataccgGGGGAACAAGGGGTGTTCCCACCCCTAGGTGGGAACAATAATTCCCACCCACCCAACTTTGTGTTTGgatacaagaggggggataagacccttatcccccctcttgtacccaatccaaacggtACCTTAAAGCACCACAATCACATATCAATAAAGCAAAAGAAATGGAGAATATTAATTCCCATACAAGACAAATTCCAAATATGCATTCTTGAAGCAACAGCTTGAGTCAGTCATAGAAACTTTTTCACGTTCATCTCTCTGTTGGTGATGACCTCCATCAGAGGCATTACTTCTCTTATCATTAGCCAAACTAAGtcttctttttttcgttttcgcCATCTTCTCTTTTTAGAGTGAACATAAGGGGGCCCTCTCTACTAAATGTAACTTAAATCCCAAATGTTTCCCGGAATATGTAACTTAAATCTTAAATGTTTCCCAGCACTACAAGCTGACATGAATTTTTCATTTCTTCTCCTACTATACCAGCGCCACACTCATCCATCTCAAATACTTCCAGATTCATTGCTAACTTTATCAACTAAAgcgagggggaaaaaaaagattgaataaGCCATAAGTTGTTCAACAACTCCTTTTAACAGGACAGAATTTAAAATAGCATAACATACAAATTAAGAACACAGCAGATGGTAATGAAGAACATCAAAGAACCTGGAAGCCCTCGAAGGATGATAACAATATGATCAGGACGAGAGGCACGATGTGGTTGCTTGAACAAGTGAGAAGCACTGACAACTGTAACTTTATTCTTAAGTGAATTCTTTGAGGGGTACCCTAGACCATTTCCCATATGCAGATCTGAAGGGGCTTGAGAGGCGAACGTCAATCCCTGAATGAAAATGCAGATTTGTTATCGCAGTTCTTTATGCATAACTTGCAAAATAAGGGCGCAAGATGTGTTTCActaaaatttgagatataaAAAAGCAGATACTCCTATTACTTTCCAGCACACTCTTATTTATTATGCAATGGAACATAAACtgacaataaataaaaagtttgaaaattcgTATTTGCAGCAGAAGAATAAGGTGAaagattaatataatatatgaatgaGAAGCCAGTATGGCTTAATGAATGATTACGACATCAAGAATGGGAAAAGGAACTTTGAACAAAAGTGGGATATGTACCTCGGAAATAAATTGGGATGAATTACGAGCAGGCAGCATGTTATAACAGTTCGCTTGTGGCAAAGGGTGTGTTTCAGGCAAGGTGCGACCATTAGGTGGAAGCGAAACGGTGGCTGAAGCACTCGATAAAACAGGGAATAGTGCGGGAGCCGCTGTTGGAGCTGATGATGCCATGTGGAAATCTGACTGATAACCCCGATAATGTGCTGCTGCAATAGGTGGCGGAGGCATGGAAGTATAAGATTGCTGAAGCCCTTCAACTGCATTATGGCCGGTGGCTCCAGCGCTAGATTTCTCACTTGCTAAATCATGAGTAGCAGATTGCCGTGCATTTTGGCTATGGAGCTCAAATTCATCTTTTGCTGGGTCATGCATCAAATATGCCGCATATGATCTTCGTTCGTCATGATTTATTAAATGTGCTGCAATCTGATTACTACCTTTGGCAGCATATGGAGATTGATGTGGCAACATATAGGAATTCTCACTTAGATGAAATCTGTGGTGATCATGTGCGTAATACTTCTCATGAGGTCCTCCTGATGCATAATCAGGATTGGGATACGAAACCTGCTGCCAGGATTCTCCGATTGGTTGAACATAGGCACCATCTCCTCCGGGCTCGTTTCTCTCTCGAGGAGTAAACCCAACAACATTTTGGGGATCAGTCGATCTTTCGGAATTCCCACACTCTTTGTACATAGTCCGTTGCATATGCTGATTCTGGTAGTCAGGGGCCGACTCAGAAGCATGACCGAATCCCGAGTCGCAGAAGCTGTGACCAGATCCAACACTCGGGTAGCTGTTCTGTGGAGCTTCACTGAAACTCTGCCGCCCATGATCTCGGATCAGATTCAGCCTCCGCTCATCATCCACCGAGACCTGATTCGGCTGCGGCGGCAGGGGAATGTCGCAAGGGTTATAAGGAAGAGTCGGCGGAGGTGGCAAGTTACCTGAAGGATGATGCTCTCCCACCCGCATCCTCTTCtgaaacctctccctctccgagAAGTCCTCGTGGCCAAACCACGGCGGAGGAGGGAACCCCGGcgtcggcggaggcggaggcggcgggaaCGGCGCCGGAGGGCCCGGCGCACGGCCCCAGAACGACTGCGGAGGCggaagcggaggcggaggctCGTAgggaagcggcggaggagggaagCGGCGGTGATACTCGCCGGGGAAGGGAGGGGGAGGTTGGCAGAAGGGAAAGTGGGAGCTGGAGCACACGGGGCAGAGGTTGCCGTGGAATCGCCATGGATCATCCATGGCGGGGCTCGGTACTGGATCTAGGGTTGGTGACGATCTAGGGTTTCAGCTCCGGAGGAGACGAGGGGGGAAGATGATCGGGGAGCTGCCGCGTCGGGTAGCTTTTTTCAGTTTTTATACGAGCGCAGGGAGGCGTCTTCGAACCGGGTCGACGTTTCAAACGATTTGATCCGTCCGATCCGGTTCGCCGGCTTCTTTATATAGACATTCGAAGATTACAATTTCTAAGTTAttgaatgaatatatatatattcgttcATATTTAA
This DNA window, taken from Ananas comosus cultivar F153 linkage group 5, ASM154086v1, whole genome shotgun sequence, encodes the following:
- the LOC109710170 gene encoding YLP motif-containing protein 1-like, coding for MDDPWRFHGNLCPVCSSSHFPFCQPPPPFPGEYHRRFPPPPLPYEPPPPLPPPQSFWGRAPGPPAPFPPPPPPPTPGFPPPPWFGHEDFSERERFQKRMRVGEHHPSGNLPPPPTLPYNPCDIPLPPQPNQVSVDDERRLNLIRDHGRQSFSEAPQNSYPSVGSGHSFCDSGFGHASESAPDYQNQHMQRTMYKECGNSERSTDPQNVVGFTPRERNEPGGDGAYVQPIGESWQQVSYPNPDYASGGPHEKYYAHDHHRFHLSENSYMLPHQSPYAAKGSNQIAAHLINHDERRSYAAYLMHDPAKDEFELHSQNARQSATHDLASEKSSAGATGHNAVEGLQQSYTSMPPPPIAAAHYRGYQSDFHMASSAPTAAPALFPVLSSASATVSLPPNGRTLPETHPLPQANCYNMLPARNSSQFISEGLTFASQAPSDLHMGNGLGYPSKNSLKNKVTVVSASHLFKQPHRASRPDHIVIILRGLPGSGKSYLAKALRDLEVEIGGNAPRIHAMDDYFMIEVEKVEDNDGNKSSSSFRGKKQSTKKAIEYCYEPEMEETYRASMLKAFKKTLDEGIFTFVIVDDRNLRVADFAQFWAIGKRAGYEVYLLEAPYKDPMGCAARNVHGFTLEDVERMAESWEDSPPLYLKLDIQSLFHGDDLNEQSIQEVEMEADDADYADGTQNVPDKEDSEHAKPKSSDYEPHSAGERWNTEEEEELTEVKEIGRSKWSKDLEEDAENSDGGEENTNVLSGILQAYGTNEKSVHWSDQVNRSGFSIGASKKRGTSSLIIGPGPGYNLDSNPLVEKEDAPGAKGGTNTETKRRFSEQLRAERESFRAAFDRRRHRIGGLNNNIEDE